The following coding sequences are from one Devosia yakushimensis window:
- a CDS encoding MurR/RpiR family transcriptional regulator yields the protein MLDIVGLLQTEKNEFTRSERALTEIVLADVDSVLKMSIVDLAAQADVSPPTVTRFCRRLGCDSYADFKVRLAQSRFVGQRYLAPAASPSNVREIAQGVVNGIQSIIYETFEHLDFGAVERAAESIAKSNFVLAFGSGGASSMMAGEIETRLFRLGLKVASTEDHQLQMMRAASAPAGTVIVAFSLSGNNAQLAKTLTVAGEYGLTRIVVTRSASMVSAQSDILLPVNWHENIDILRPTPGRYAFLATVDVLAQTVATRLGASAVASMRRIKHQLVVNRDGDDAQPLGD from the coding sequence ATGCTGGATATCGTCGGTCTGTTGCAGACCGAGAAGAACGAGTTCACGCGGTCGGAGCGCGCCCTGACCGAAATCGTGCTCGCCGATGTCGATAGCGTGCTCAAAATGTCTATCGTCGACCTGGCCGCCCAGGCCGATGTCTCCCCGCCCACCGTCACGCGCTTCTGCCGGCGCCTGGGCTGCGATAGCTATGCCGATTTCAAGGTGCGCCTGGCCCAGTCCCGTTTCGTCGGCCAGCGCTATCTGGCTCCTGCCGCCAGCCCCTCCAATGTGCGCGAGATCGCCCAGGGCGTGGTCAATGGCATCCAGTCCATCATCTACGAAACCTTCGAACACCTCGATTTCGGCGCTGTCGAACGCGCCGCTGAAAGTATCGCCAAATCCAATTTCGTGCTGGCTTTCGGCTCCGGCGGCGCCTCCTCGATGATGGCTGGCGAAATCGAGACGCGGCTGTTTCGCCTCGGCCTCAAGGTTGCCTCCACCGAAGATCATCAATTGCAGATGATGCGCGCTGCCTCCGCCCCCGCCGGCACCGTCATCGTGGCCTTTTCGCTTTCGGGCAATAATGCGCAATTGGCCAAGACGCTCACCGTCGCCGGCGAATATGGGCTGACCCGCATCGTCGTTACCCGCTCGGCCTCCATGGTCTCGGCCCAGTCCGATATCCTGCTGCCCGTCAACTGGCACGAGAACATCGACATTCTCCGTCCCACCCCGGGCCGCTACGCCTTTCTCGCCACGGTGGACGTTCTCGCCCAGACCGTCGCGACCCGCCTTGGCGCCTCTGCCGTCGCCAGCATGCGGCGCATCAAGCACCAGCTCGTCGTCAATCGGGACGGCGACGACGCCCAGCCCCTCGGGGACTGA
- a CDS encoding ABC transporter ATP-binding protein, giving the protein MSQLSLKQLEKSFNEARIIKGIDLEVSEGEFVVFVGPSGCGKSTLLRMIAGLEDVSAGEITIGGKVVNDLPPVQRGIAMVFQSYALYPHMTVFENIAFPLRVEKLPNDEVNARVHAAAKVLQLEPRLQHRPGMLSGGQRQRVAIGRAIVRQPKIFLFDEPLSNLDAALRSEMRIELMELHKRLGSTMIYVTHDQVEAMTMADKIVVLDAGVIAQVGSPLQLYHKPDNLFVAGFIGSPKMNFINGKVTSADGETATVDLGTLGTIALPRQSKAVNGQSVTLGIRPEHLSLDKGDFTLTITPKIVEHLGIHTVSYADLPAGEHFVALFEGDPKVAEGQAVAMSFAINQVHLFDEKGLAVY; this is encoded by the coding sequence ATGTCCCAGCTCAGCCTCAAGCAACTTGAGAAAAGCTTCAACGAAGCCCGGATCATCAAGGGGATCGATCTCGAAGTCTCCGAAGGCGAGTTCGTCGTCTTTGTCGGTCCCTCCGGCTGCGGCAAGTCGACCCTGTTGCGCATGATCGCCGGGCTCGAGGATGTCAGCGCCGGCGAAATCACCATCGGCGGCAAGGTCGTCAACGATCTGCCCCCCGTGCAGCGCGGCATTGCCATGGTGTTCCAGTCCTATGCGCTTTATCCGCATATGACCGTGTTCGAGAACATCGCCTTCCCGCTGCGCGTTGAAAAACTGCCCAATGACGAGGTCAATGCCCGGGTACACGCCGCAGCCAAGGTGCTGCAGCTCGAGCCGCGCCTGCAGCACCGCCCCGGCATGCTTTCGGGCGGCCAGCGTCAGCGCGTCGCTATCGGCCGCGCCATCGTGCGTCAGCCCAAGATTTTCCTCTTCGACGAACCCCTGTCCAATCTCGATGCCGCACTCCGCTCGGAAATGCGCATCGAGCTGATGGAGCTGCATAAGCGCCTGGGTTCCACCATGATCTATGTGACGCACGATCAGGTCGAAGCTATGACCATGGCCGACAAGATCGTCGTGCTCGATGCCGGCGTGATCGCCCAGGTCGGCTCACCGCTGCAGCTCTATCATAAGCCGGACAATCTCTTCGTCGCCGGCTTTATCGGCAGCCCCAAGATGAACTTCATCAATGGCAAGGTAACCTCGGCCGACGGCGAAACCGCCACGGTCGATCTCGGCACCCTGGGCACCATCGCCTTGCCGCGCCAGTCGAAGGCCGTCAACGGCCAGTCCGTGACCCTGGGCATCCGCCCCGAACATCTCAGCCTCGACAAGGGCGACTTCACCCTCACCATCACCCCCAAGATCGTCGAACATCTGGGCATCCATACCGTGAGCTATGCCGATCTGCCCGCCGGGGAGCATTTCGTCGCCCTGTTCGAAGGCGACCCCAAGGTTGCAGAAGGGCAGGCCGTCGCAATGAGCTTTGCCATCAACCAGGTTCATTTGTTCGACGAAAAGGGCCTGGCAGTCTATTAG